One Natrinema longum genomic window carries:
- a CDS encoding cupin domain-containing protein — protein sequence MGYTVIDATAVEPRDGLSGDHYYLDDAVDLDRLSIQLVEADPGESFAPYHSHRESEEVFYVLDGHLHVETPDEEYVVAAGEWFAVEPGHPLRPFNPADAEDTVRALLLNAKRDDFDPYEPDR from the coding sequence ATGGGATATACTGTCATTGACGCGACGGCCGTCGAACCGAGGGACGGCCTGTCGGGCGACCACTACTATCTCGACGATGCGGTCGATCTGGATCGGCTTTCCATCCAACTCGTCGAGGCCGACCCCGGCGAGTCGTTCGCGCCGTATCACTCGCATCGGGAGAGCGAAGAGGTGTTTTACGTACTGGACGGCCACCTGCACGTCGAGACGCCCGACGAGGAGTACGTCGTCGCCGCCGGGGAGTGGTTCGCCGTCGAACCGGGCCACCCGCTCCGGCCGTTCAACCCCGCCGATGCCGAGGACACCGTTCGTGCCCTGCTGTTGAACGCCAAACGCGACGACTTCGATCCGTACGAGCCGGATCGCTGA
- a CDS encoding nuclear transport factor 2 family protein codes for MPSTDAVLEHHLSTFGEQDLAGVMEDYTEESVVVTNMGTFEGLDEIEGLFEDLFAEFSQEGATIDMQQETVEDEFAYIVWQAETPENVYEFATDTFYIPDDEILFQSFAGKRSPKD; via the coding sequence ATGCCATCAACTGACGCGGTACTGGAGCATCACCTGTCGACGTTCGGCGAGCAGGACCTGGCGGGCGTCATGGAGGACTACACCGAGGAGTCGGTGGTCGTGACCAACATGGGGACCTTCGAGGGACTCGACGAGATCGAGGGGCTCTTCGAGGACCTCTTCGCCGAGTTCTCACAGGAGGGGGCCACGATCGACATGCAACAGGAGACCGTCGAAGACGAGTTCGCCTACATCGTCTGGCAGGCCGAAACGCCCGAGAACGTCTACGAGTTCGCCACGGACACGTTCTACATCCCGGACGACGAGATCCTGTTCCAGAGCTTCGCCGGGAAGCGCTCCCCGAAGGACTGA
- a CDS encoding nucleotidyltransferase domain-containing protein, protein MTDLATAVDRSRPAVTKAVDVLSSNDLVVTERRGRKRLVRINRERLSVPDDPYFRIPQSEFHDPVRTAVETLGDELDGVVAIVLYGSVARGEADRRSDIDLWVLVEDDRMENQREANRVRRHLEDESFDTGRYAYEIDVEALPAVPNYLPELREIVRDGIALYETEAFGTVRNMILRGGTDE, encoded by the coding sequence ATGACGGACCTCGCGACCGCGGTCGATCGCTCGAGACCGGCGGTTACCAAGGCGGTCGACGTCCTCTCGAGCAACGACCTCGTCGTCACGGAACGACGGGGTCGGAAGCGTCTGGTACGGATCAACCGGGAACGGCTGTCCGTTCCGGACGATCCGTATTTCCGAATCCCGCAATCGGAGTTCCACGATCCCGTACGGACGGCTGTCGAGACGCTCGGGGACGAACTGGACGGCGTTGTTGCGATCGTCCTGTACGGGAGCGTCGCCCGCGGTGAGGCCGATCGACGAAGCGACATCGATCTCTGGGTACTGGTCGAAGACGACCGAATGGAAAACCAGCGGGAAGCGAATCGAGTCCGTCGGCACCTCGAGGACGAATCGTTCGACACTGGTCGGTACGCGTACGAGATCGATGTCGAAGCGCTGCCGGCAGTTCCGAACTATCTCCCTGAACTTCGAGAAATCGTCCGAGATGGAATCGCGCTCTACGAGACCGAGGCGTTTGGAACCGTTCGAAACATGATCCTCCGGGGGGGCACCGATGAGTGA
- the mct gene encoding succinyl-CoA:mesaconate CoA-transferase: MGALSNLRVVDLTQVLAGPYCTMLLADLGADVVKIERPGGDMIRSNPPFVDDSEEEAYGGYFQSVNRGKRSLELNLGDEADREDFLSLVEEADVVVENYRSGTMEKYDLGYETLKEYNEDIIYSSIRGFGDPRTGETERQGQPSFDLIAQALGGVMETTGQPDGPPTKTGPGVGDLFTATLNCIGILAAVNHREQTGEGQYVDTAMYDSMLSFTERAIYQQSYTGEAPTRRGNSHPTLFPYNAFETADGYAVIAAFNNNHWAELCDVMGRDDLAEEYPTTAERLEHRDHLRGEISEWAIEQTNDELVGQLEGLVPAAPVQTTEEIFEDDHVHARDMLVPVEQPGADADVEIAGTPIKMSETNPRPRGRAPLLDEHREELLGEESEAADD; the protein is encoded by the coding sequence ATGGGAGCGCTCTCGAACCTTCGCGTTGTGGATCTGACCCAGGTGCTCGCTGGGCCGTACTGCACGATGTTACTCGCGGATCTCGGTGCGGACGTCGTCAAGATCGAACGGCCGGGTGGCGACATGATCCGATCGAACCCCCCGTTCGTCGACGATTCCGAGGAGGAGGCCTACGGCGGCTACTTCCAGAGCGTCAACCGGGGCAAGCGCAGTCTCGAACTGAACCTCGGGGACGAGGCGGACCGCGAGGACTTCCTCTCGCTCGTCGAGGAGGCCGACGTCGTCGTCGAGAACTACCGCTCGGGGACGATGGAGAAGTACGATCTGGGCTACGAGACCTTGAAAGAGTACAACGAGGACATCATCTACTCCTCGATTCGGGGCTTTGGCGACCCGCGGACCGGTGAAACGGAGCGGCAGGGCCAGCCCTCCTTCGACCTCATCGCGCAGGCGCTGGGCGGCGTCATGGAAACCACCGGCCAGCCCGACGGCCCGCCGACCAAGACCGGGCCCGGCGTCGGCGACCTCTTCACCGCGACGCTGAACTGCATCGGGATCCTCGCCGCCGTGAACCACCGCGAACAGACCGGCGAGGGCCAGTACGTCGACACCGCCATGTACGACTCGATGCTCAGTTTCACCGAACGCGCCATCTACCAGCAGTCGTACACGGGCGAGGCCCCAACCCGGCGGGGCAACTCCCACCCGACGCTGTTCCCCTACAACGCCTTCGAGACCGCCGACGGCTACGCCGTCATCGCCGCGTTCAACAACAACCACTGGGCCGAACTCTGTGACGTGATGGGGCGAGACGACCTCGCCGAGGAGTACCCCACGACCGCCGAGCGCCTCGAGCACCGCGATCACCTCCGCGGCGAGATTTCGGAGTGGGCCATCGAGCAGACCAACGACGAACTCGTCGGCCAGCTCGAGGGACTGGTCCCCGCCGCGCCGGTCCAGACCACCGAAGAGATCTTCGAAGACGATCACGTCCACGCGCGAGACATGCTGGTGCCGGTCGAACAGCCCGGGGCCGACGCGGACGTCGAGATCGCGGGCACCCCGATCAAGATGAGCGAGACCAACCCCCGGCCCCGCGGTCGCGCGCCGCTGCTCGACGAGCACCGCGAGGAGCTACTGGGCGAGGAGTCCGAAGCGGCCGACGACTGA
- a CDS encoding heavy metal translocating P-type ATPase: protein MSDASPPTPPESDADDAGSSRTLELRVPDMDCPSCAGKVTNSVERLEGIDDLDARVTSGRLVVDYDPTRTSDEEIRERVRAAGYEIVATDTELTVSVPGMDCASCATKVENALEDVDGIGTIETRPTAGRVTVTVDETVDPERVVDAIGAAGYDATPIGETGDGIGDEQPVWRSRRAVITGVGAVLVAVGMALEFVFTGADPTLFTVVGRSYDLSSLLFILTAAVAGVPIFRNGYYSVRNRSLDIDFLMSVGIVAAVGAHHPFEGATLAVLFSVAELLEQYSMDRARDSLRELMDLSPDTATVKRADGSEETIPAAELAIGDVVTVRPGEKIPADGTVLEGESAVDQSPITGESVPVDRSEGDEVFAGTIAESGYLEVEVEQAAEDSTIARIVRLVEDAEREGTKREQFVDRFASVYTPIVVVLAIAVAAGPPLLVDASWNTWFLRGLTLLVIACPCAFVISTPVSVVSGITSAARNGVLIKGGRHLEAVAESDTLAVDKTGTLTTGDLSVTDVIPLEGADEEDVLRRASAAERRSEHPLGRAIVGYAEERGIDPNEPDVSAFEALTGKGVRTDIDGETHYVGKPALFEGLADLEHTHATTDGGTVIESADARPDCEREGCLDVASDVVPTLEAEGKTVIVVGTEDGPLGVIGVADRVRPEAEWAVSRLQERGIRVVMLTGDNEGTARAIAEQVGIDEYHAELLPDEKLEWIERLDGDRDGDGDGSRVAMIGDGINDAPALATAGVGIAMGAAGTDTALETADVALMSDDLTRLPYLYELSTSANGVIRQNIWASLAVKAVLAAGAPFGIVTVIHAVVIGDMGMSLGVTGNAMRLANVEPELPAALADGDGDAIEPGDE from the coding sequence ATGAGTGACGCTTCACCACCGACACCGCCGGAGTCGGACGCCGACGACGCGGGCTCGAGTCGGACCCTCGAGCTTCGCGTCCCCGACATGGACTGTCCGTCCTGTGCCGGGAAGGTAACGAACAGCGTCGAGCGACTCGAGGGGATCGACGACCTCGACGCGAGAGTGACAAGCGGTCGGCTCGTCGTCGACTACGATCCGACGCGAACGAGCGACGAAGAGATCCGCGAGCGGGTTCGAGCGGCCGGCTACGAGATCGTCGCCACGGACACGGAGCTGACGGTCTCCGTCCCCGGCATGGACTGTGCCTCGTGTGCGACCAAGGTCGAAAACGCCCTCGAGGACGTCGACGGGATCGGGACGATCGAGACCCGACCCACCGCCGGCCGCGTGACGGTGACGGTCGACGAGACGGTCGATCCAGAGCGGGTCGTCGACGCGATCGGGGCCGCGGGCTACGACGCGACGCCGATCGGGGAGACCGGCGACGGGATCGGCGACGAGCAACCCGTCTGGCGGAGTCGGCGAGCCGTCATTACGGGCGTCGGTGCCGTCCTCGTGGCAGTCGGGATGGCCCTCGAGTTCGTCTTCACCGGGGCCGACCCGACCCTCTTTACCGTCGTCGGCCGGAGCTACGACCTCTCCTCGCTGCTCTTTATCCTCACCGCGGCCGTCGCCGGCGTGCCGATCTTCCGGAACGGCTACTACTCCGTCCGCAATCGGAGCCTCGATATCGACTTCCTGATGAGCGTCGGCATCGTCGCCGCGGTCGGAGCCCACCACCCCTTCGAGGGGGCCACGTTGGCCGTCCTCTTCAGCGTCGCCGAACTCCTCGAGCAGTACTCGATGGACCGGGCACGGGACTCCCTGCGGGAGCTGATGGATCTCTCGCCGGACACGGCCACCGTCAAGCGTGCGGACGGCTCCGAGGAGACGATCCCGGCGGCGGAGCTGGCGATCGGCGACGTCGTCACGGTTCGGCCGGGCGAGAAGATTCCCGCCGACGGCACCGTCCTCGAGGGCGAGAGCGCGGTCGATCAGTCGCCGATCACCGGCGAGAGCGTCCCCGTCGACAGGAGCGAGGGCGACGAGGTCTTCGCCGGGACCATCGCCGAGTCGGGCTATCTCGAGGTCGAGGTCGAGCAGGCGGCCGAGGACTCGACGATCGCCCGGATCGTCCGGCTGGTCGAGGACGCCGAGCGCGAAGGGACGAAACGCGAGCAGTTCGTCGACCGCTTCGCGAGCGTCTACACGCCGATCGTCGTCGTCCTCGCGATCGCGGTCGCCGCCGGCCCACCGCTGCTCGTGGACGCGTCGTGGAACACGTGGTTCCTGCGCGGGCTGACCCTTCTGGTCATCGCCTGCCCCTGTGCGTTCGTCATCTCGACGCCGGTCAGCGTCGTCTCCGGGATCACGAGCGCCGCCCGTAACGGCGTGCTGATCAAAGGGGGTCGCCACCTCGAGGCGGTCGCCGAGAGCGACACCCTCGCGGTCGACAAGACGGGGACCCTCACGACGGGCGATCTGTCGGTGACCGACGTCATCCCGCTGGAAGGGGCCGACGAAGAGGACGTCCTCCGGCGTGCGAGCGCGGCCGAGCGTCGGAGCGAGCACCCCCTCGGGCGGGCGATCGTCGGCTACGCCGAGGAACGGGGGATCGACCCGAACGAGCCGGACGTCTCGGCGTTCGAAGCGCTGACCGGGAAGGGAGTGCGCACCGACATCGACGGGGAGACCCACTACGTCGGGAAACCCGCTCTCTTCGAGGGGCTTGCGGACCTCGAGCACACGCACGCGACGACCGACGGCGGGACGGTCATCGAGTCGGCCGACGCCCGACCGGACTGCGAGCGCGAAGGCTGTCTCGACGTGGCGAGCGATGTCGTCCCGACGCTCGAGGCCGAGGGCAAGACCGTGATCGTCGTCGGCACCGAGGACGGCCCGCTGGGGGTCATCGGCGTCGCGGACCGGGTCCGGCCCGAAGCCGAGTGGGCCGTCTCGCGGCTGCAGGAACGAGGGATCCGCGTCGTGATGCTCACCGGCGACAACGAGGGGACCGCCCGCGCGATCGCCGAGCAGGTCGGGATCGACGAGTACCACGCCGAGTTGCTCCCCGACGAGAAACTCGAGTGGATCGAGCGACTCGACGGCGACCGCGACGGCGATGGGGACGGGAGCCGCGTCGCGATGATCGGCGACGGGATCAACGACGCGCCGGCCCTCGCGACGGCGGGCGTCGGCATCGCGATGGGCGCGGCGGGGACCGATACGGCCCTCGAGACGGCCGACGTCGCGCTGATGAGCGACGACCTCACGCGACTGCCCTACCTCTATGAACTCTCGACGAGCG
- a CDS encoding Eco57I restriction-modification methylase domain-containing protein, producing the protein MSQATLSDRPYTNSNLFSGYYLDERIQDREEWDCDAAASEALEELQALYDLESKLVDGYKEDPLIDNWIDEVLEILGFGTNVETTLPDGGGYVDVLLFEDTAARRDAAEVYLSSEETADLFDRGVGLVEAKQWDADFTTRFSDQRPYRNASHQIKHYLERTPEGIQWGVLTNGRKWRLYGTKDYETQTYYEIDLPELLERGDLEAFKYFYTFFRPAAFRESGGTTYLDSVRSESETVAQELGEDLQDNVFTALRVLGRGFVETNDLAIDPDDDDGLGELKEQSLVLLYRLMFVLYAESRGLIHPEGGDAVAEYEENFSLDELRLEIHEEIGEVDDGFDDAYSEHSTTMWSRLEDLFRLIDGGEESLGIPPYNGGLFNRETHDFLAEHEVSNRYLAEVIYRISTTENDEGRYVLADYADLDTRHLGSVYEGLLEHQFRIAPEDYAAVAADGGQVWKPATEVSVAEAVETVDEGGLYVVNDEGERKATGAYYTPDYVVTYIVEETVGPLVAEIKADLTEQGFEPGTHEYLGAFYRRVTDLKILDPAMGSGHFLTRATEYLAQQVMEEVRELEEATAFDEQRVRRDVAKECIYGVDLNGMAVELAKLSMWLETLAADQPLAFLDHHLKAGNSLVGSDVTAVLSSETADDGGQLTLEQALARVRQDTLEHVMDRMQELLEIDNESLEDVKSMEEIYDEVRADAFYQRLFEVTNVHTAEQFDLDVPEGAYERLARAIDDDEAWAAVQGEDWFQTAQAMSGDEAFFHWELEYPEVFFDDDGEKREGAGFDAVIGNPPYVKIQELRQAVPEQANYLTNSYQSATGNFDLYVCFTEKGHRLLSDDSEFGYIEPHKFFQGNFGEGLREYISENTALKKIVSFGDSQVFEAATIYTCLLFLSKSPQEEFEYTEVDTEVLEGSDNIELNTIKADYGADSWAFNSAKVASVLETVSGAGPELQEVSEKVFQGIATSADAVYILEPVSEPNDGEIAVKNQETDETHVLETGLLKPMLKGNDSDRYRRVDPRLKVIFPYEISENQSEAEFVSKQRLEQEYPKTYEYLCSHEETLRERESGKMDHDQWWDYVYPKNLLDYEREYIITPRLGNQPEFTLKPSGIYHNTDIEGIPLEEDCNLDPKYVLALLNSNVFWFFMVNTGSTFRGGYYTFRSEYLYPFSIAGGNKDISVDGTISDEIKESHTEYLEGAIDSNQILQTLFSEGANFAVQHELLCYLSERIMSYNNNLDSLTLDPLEYLANYSEGPTLDDAGFYQPPKTAPTDSILYETTGERDNLRIGRVEIQRPSDDTVVVTATARYKPDDESDYETDRWGYTETDPIEAFRLTDLDELEASLIEVFVPVAVEEADGFANFRETATKTNSPADRLKALILPAIDSVDDELGHYLETTARAEELEAKIEKTDELIDEIVYELYGLTEEEIEIVEEAVGD; encoded by the coding sequence ATGAGTCAGGCGACGCTGTCGGATCGCCCGTACACGAATTCGAATCTCTTCTCCGGGTACTATCTCGACGAGCGGATTCAGGACCGCGAGGAGTGGGACTGCGACGCAGCCGCGAGCGAGGCTCTCGAGGAACTGCAGGCGCTGTACGACCTCGAGTCGAAGCTGGTCGACGGCTACAAGGAGGATCCGCTGATCGACAACTGGATCGACGAGGTACTCGAGATCCTGGGCTTTGGAACCAACGTCGAGACGACGCTGCCCGACGGCGGGGGGTACGTCGACGTGCTCCTGTTCGAGGACACCGCGGCGCGCCGGGACGCGGCCGAGGTCTACCTGAGCAGCGAAGAGACGGCGGACCTGTTCGATCGGGGTGTCGGACTGGTCGAAGCCAAACAGTGGGACGCCGACTTCACGACCCGATTCAGCGACCAGCGGCCGTATCGCAACGCCTCCCACCAGATCAAACACTACCTCGAGCGGACGCCCGAGGGGATTCAGTGGGGCGTGTTGACCAACGGCCGCAAGTGGCGACTCTACGGGACGAAAGACTACGAGACCCAGACCTACTACGAGATCGATCTGCCGGAACTCCTCGAGCGCGGGGATCTCGAGGCGTTCAAGTACTTCTACACGTTCTTCCGGCCGGCCGCGTTCCGGGAGTCGGGTGGGACGACCTACCTCGATTCGGTTCGCTCGGAGAGCGAGACGGTCGCACAGGAACTCGGGGAGGACTTACAGGACAACGTCTTCACGGCGCTGCGGGTGTTGGGACGGGGGTTCGTCGAGACGAACGATCTCGCGATCGATCCCGACGACGACGACGGGCTCGGGGAGCTCAAAGAGCAGTCGCTCGTGCTCCTCTATCGGTTGATGTTCGTCCTCTATGCCGAATCGCGGGGCCTGATCCATCCGGAGGGCGGGGACGCGGTCGCGGAGTACGAGGAGAACTTCAGCCTGGACGAGTTGCGCCTCGAGATCCACGAGGAGATCGGCGAGGTCGACGACGGGTTCGACGACGCCTACAGCGAGCACTCGACGACGATGTGGAGCCGGCTCGAGGACCTGTTCCGGCTGATCGACGGGGGTGAGGAATCGCTGGGGATCCCGCCGTACAACGGCGGGCTGTTCAACCGTGAGACCCACGACTTCCTGGCCGAACACGAGGTCAGCAATCGGTATCTCGCGGAGGTCATCTATCGGATTTCGACGACGGAAAACGACGAGGGCCGCTACGTGCTGGCCGACTACGCCGACCTCGATACGCGCCATCTGGGCAGCGTCTACGAAGGGCTGTTAGAGCACCAGTTCCGGATCGCGCCCGAGGACTACGCCGCGGTCGCGGCAGACGGCGGGCAGGTCTGGAAACCCGCCACGGAGGTGTCGGTGGCGGAGGCGGTCGAAACCGTCGACGAGGGCGGGCTCTACGTCGTCAACGACGAGGGCGAGCGGAAGGCCACGGGGGCCTACTACACGCCGGACTACGTCGTGACCTACATCGTCGAGGAGACGGTCGGGCCGCTGGTCGCGGAGATCAAAGCCGATCTCACCGAGCAGGGCTTCGAGCCGGGGACCCACGAGTATCTCGGGGCCTTCTACCGGCGGGTCACCGACCTGAAGATCCTCGATCCGGCGATGGGCAGTGGCCACTTCCTCACGCGGGCGACGGAGTATCTGGCCCAGCAGGTCATGGAGGAGGTGCGCGAACTCGAGGAGGCGACGGCCTTCGACGAACAGCGGGTGCGCCGGGACGTGGCCAAGGAGTGTATCTACGGCGTCGACTTGAACGGGATGGCAGTCGAACTCGCGAAGCTCTCGATGTGGCTCGAGACGCTGGCGGCCGATCAGCCACTGGCCTTCCTCGATCACCACCTCAAGGCGGGCAACTCGCTGGTCGGCTCGGACGTGACGGCGGTGCTCTCGAGCGAGACCGCGGACGACGGCGGCCAGTTGACCCTCGAGCAGGCGCTGGCCCGCGTTCGCCAGGACACCTTGGAGCACGTCATGGACCGGATGCAGGAGTTGCTCGAGATCGACAACGAGTCCCTCGAGGACGTCAAGTCGATGGAGGAGATTTACGACGAGGTGCGGGCCGACGCGTTCTATCAGCGCCTCTTCGAGGTGACGAACGTCCATACCGCCGAGCAGTTCGATCTGGACGTGCCCGAGGGGGCCTACGAGCGGCTGGCGCGAGCGATCGACGACGACGAGGCGTGGGCGGCGGTGCAGGGCGAGGACTGGTTCCAGACGGCCCAGGCGATGAGTGGTGACGAGGCGTTCTTCCACTGGGAGTTGGAGTATCCCGAGGTGTTCTTCGATGACGATGGAGAGAAGCGGGAGGGGGCAGGGTTTGATGCCGTAATCGGGAACCCCCCATACGTGAAAATACAGGAACTACGGCAAGCGGTTCCCGAGCAAGCGAATTACCTTACTAACTCGTATCAGTCTGCAACTGGGAATTTCGATCTCTACGTATGCTTTACCGAAAAGGGGCATCGATTGCTAAGTGACGATAGCGAGTTCGGCTATATCGAACCTCACAAATTCTTCCAAGGGAATTTCGGTGAAGGTCTGAGGGAATACATCTCGGAAAATACCGCACTCAAGAAGATTGTCTCATTTGGTGATTCACAGGTATTCGAAGCGGCTACGATCTACACGTGTTTGTTGTTCCTCTCTAAATCGCCTCAAGAGGAGTTCGAATATACGGAAGTTGACACGGAAGTACTAGAAGGCTCTGATAATATTGAGTTAAACACAATCAAAGCCGACTACGGCGCTGACTCGTGGGCATTCAATTCTGCAAAGGTCGCTAGTGTCCTCGAAACAGTCTCTGGCGCAGGTCCAGAACTACAAGAAGTCAGCGAAAAAGTATTTCAGGGGATTGCGACCAGTGCAGACGCTGTCTACATTTTAGAACCAGTAAGTGAACCGAATGATGGTGAGATTGCTGTCAAGAATCAAGAAACCGATGAGACACATGTACTGGAAACAGGACTTCTAAAACCAATGCTCAAAGGGAATGACTCCGACCGTTATCGTCGGGTCGATCCCCGTTTGAAAGTTATTTTTCCGTACGAGATTTCAGAGAATCAGTCCGAAGCGGAGTTCGTCTCAAAACAACGGCTAGAACAAGAGTATCCGAAAACATACGAGTATCTTTGCAGCCACGAAGAAACACTACGTGAAAGAGAGAGCGGGAAGATGGACCATGACCAGTGGTGGGATTACGTCTATCCGAAGAATCTACTGGACTACGAAAGAGAGTACATAATCACGCCGCGACTCGGCAATCAGCCAGAGTTTACGTTGAAACCATCTGGCATATATCACAACACCGACATAGAAGGAATACCGCTCGAGGAAGACTGTAACCTGGATCCGAAGTATGTCCTCGCGTTATTGAATAGTAACGTCTTCTGGTTTTTCATGGTTAACACCGGATCCACCTTTAGGGGAGGATACTATACGTTTAGAAGTGAGTATCTCTATCCCTTCTCGATTGCTGGCGGAAACAAGGATATCAGTGTTGATGGAACAATCTCCGACGAAATCAAAGAATCACACACTGAATACCTAGAGGGAGCTATAGATAGCAATCAAATCCTTCAAACCTTGTTTTCCGAAGGTGCTAATTTCGCTGTTCAACATGAGTTGCTCTGCTATCTATCTGAGAGGATTATGTCCTATAATAACAATCTAGATTCATTAACGCTAGATCCCCTCGAGTATCTCGCGAACTATTCGGAAGGTCCGACACTTGATGACGCTGGCTTCTATCAGCCACCAAAGACTGCGCCAACTGACTCTATTCTCTACGAAACCACGGGAGAACGTGATAATCTCCGTATTGGTCGTGTTGAGATACAACGGCCGAGCGATGATACTGTCGTTGTTACCGCTACCGCTCGTTACAAGCCTGACGATGAGTCAGATTATGAGACTGATCGGTGGGGCTATACTGAAACTGATCCTATCGAAGCGTTCCGTCTAACTGATCTCGACGAACTTGAGGCCAGTCTCATCGAAGTGTTTGTCCCTGTTGCCGTAGAAGAAGCTGATGGTTTCGCGAACTTCCGAGAGACTGCAACGAAAACTAATTCACCCGCAGATCGGCTGAAAGCACTGATTCTTCCTGCTATAGACAGTGTGGACGACGAGTTGGGTCACTACCTCGAGACGACGGCTCGAGCCGAAGAACTCGAGGCCAAGATCGAGAAGACGGACGAGTTGATCGACGAAATCGTGTACGAACTGTACGGGCTGACCGAGGAGGAAATCGAGATCGTCGAGGAAGCGGTCGGCGACTGA
- a CDS encoding helix-turn-helix domain-containing protein: MRELVFALEYDPGTNPVADTLESHPETTVRSLSCHVTPESLWRVDHATGSAAGIEALEDAYREPTFCADCLVRDNCGADCETQVLDRGSDELVVYTYWDRTDVCTSVPHLALERLGEGLLFETYREGRRYRWRIVLGSDAPVHEFFDALGDEVGECTGMEMLRLTDLDPDRDRLEAEDTLPAEQRDALRAAVEHGYYETPRRIDLSELAAELDVPRSTLSYRLRRAEASLATTFVDEDDSLETLAAGH; the protein is encoded by the coding sequence GTGAGAGAACTCGTCTTCGCCCTCGAGTACGATCCCGGAACGAACCCGGTCGCGGACACCCTCGAGTCGCATCCGGAGACGACGGTTCGGTCGCTGTCGTGTCACGTCACGCCCGAGAGCCTCTGGCGGGTCGACCACGCGACCGGGTCCGCGGCGGGGATCGAAGCCCTCGAAGACGCCTACCGGGAGCCGACGTTCTGTGCGGACTGTCTGGTTCGGGACAACTGCGGAGCCGACTGCGAAACGCAGGTCCTCGATCGCGGCAGCGACGAACTCGTCGTCTACACCTACTGGGATCGGACGGACGTCTGTACGTCGGTCCCCCACCTCGCCCTCGAGCGCTTGGGCGAGGGGCTGTTGTTCGAGACCTACCGGGAGGGGCGGCGCTACCGCTGGCGGATCGTCCTCGGGAGCGACGCACCGGTCCACGAGTTTTTCGACGCGCTCGGCGACGAGGTCGGCGAGTGTACCGGCATGGAGATGCTGCGGCTGACCGACCTCGATCCGGACCGCGACCGACTCGAGGCCGAGGACACGCTCCCGGCCGAACAGCGGGACGCACTGCGGGCCGCCGTCGAACACGGCTACTACGAGACGCCCCGGCGGATCGACCTCTCCGAACTCGCGGCCGAACTCGACGTGCCGCGGTCGACGCTCTCCTACCGGCTCCGCCGGGCCGAAGCGAGCCTCGCGACGACGTTCGTCGACGAGGACGACTCGCTCGAGACGCTCGCAGCGGGCCACTGA